A region from the Bradyrhizobium sp. CCBAU 53340 genome encodes:
- a CDS encoding hydrogenase accessory protein — MEFQVGRHDLSRHGLNEVDVATVDHFLKHADQAGAVAVLLSAGNPNRFPEAIDVAVVLPELVTAFGGRLRAAIIAPHAEEALGERFGVRVQPTLIFVAKGETLGLIAKIQDWSVYVDRITKLIDRPRGQSAAIAVTIVPQHRAKGVEL, encoded by the coding sequence ATGGAATTCCAGGTAGGACGGCATGATCTCAGTCGGCATGGCCTCAATGAGGTCGATGTCGCGACCGTCGATCATTTTCTTAAACATGCCGACCAAGCCGGTGCTGTCGCCGTGCTGCTATCGGCGGGTAATCCCAACCGTTTTCCGGAGGCCATTGATGTCGCCGTAGTGCTGCCTGAGCTGGTTACGGCGTTCGGAGGCCGCCTGCGCGCCGCGATCATTGCACCCCATGCCGAAGAGGCGCTTGGCGAACGTTTCGGGGTGCGAGTGCAGCCGACCCTTATCTTCGTGGCCAAGGGCGAGACGCTGGGGCTGATCGCCAAGATCCAGGATTGGTCAGTCTATGTCGACCGCATCACTAAGCTGATCGACCGCCCGCGCGGGCAAAGCGCAGCCATTGCCGTTACCATTGTTCCCCAGCATCGCGCAAAAGGTGTCGAGCTATGA
- the cybH gene encoding Ni/Fe-hydrogenase, b-type cytochrome subunit produces the protein MMDAIAPPVESEPDLTAIAADAAGEHAVGRPTVYVYEAPVRICHWVNAFSIIILMVTGFLIGTPLPAVEGEASANFVMGYMRFAHFAAGQVLAVFFLARILWAFTGNHHSRQIFYLPVHRRQFWKEVWHEIRWYAFLERQPKMYVGHNPLAQTAMFTGFTLFVTFMIVTGFALYSEGEGIDSWQHKLFGWVFSIWPNSQDVHTWHHLGMWALVVFVMVHIYAAIREDIMSRQSIISSMISGERQFRD, from the coding sequence ATGATGGATGCAATTGCTCCCCCGGTGGAAAGCGAGCCGGACCTGACGGCGATCGCGGCCGATGCTGCTGGCGAGCATGCGGTGGGCCGGCCCACCGTCTATGTCTACGAAGCGCCGGTGCGCATCTGCCATTGGGTGAACGCGTTCTCGATCATCATCCTGATGGTCACCGGGTTTCTGATCGGGACGCCGCTGCCGGCGGTCGAGGGGGAGGCGTCGGCCAACTTCGTGATGGGCTATATGCGCTTCGCCCATTTCGCGGCGGGGCAGGTGCTCGCGGTGTTCTTCCTCGCGCGTATCCTGTGGGCCTTCACCGGCAACCACCATTCCCGGCAGATCTTCTATCTGCCGGTGCATCGCCGGCAATTCTGGAAGGAAGTCTGGCACGAGATCCGCTGGTACGCCTTCCTGGAACGTCAGCCGAAGATGTATGTCGGGCACAACCCGCTGGCGCAGACCGCGATGTTCACGGGCTTCACGTTGTTCGTGACCTTCATGATCGTGACCGGCTTTGCGCTCTATTCGGAAGGAGAAGGCATCGATAGCTGGCAGCACAAACTGTTCGGCTGGGTGTTCTCGATCTGGCCGAACAGCCAGGACGTTCACACCTGGCATCATCTGGGCATGTGGGCGCTGGTCGTGTTCGTGATGGTACACATCTACGCTGCGATCCGCGAGGACATCATGTCACGCCAGAGTATCATCTCCTCGATGATCTCGGGCGAACGGCAATTCCGTGACTGA
- a CDS encoding hydrogenase expression/formation protein, which yields MKVGFWDAPEGAEQPVSVFPIGEESLNASSGSLTAAGALARLATLDSVELAKNCPKAVTLLSNIAEAIAGQRADAPSQLFRLGNLNDLESKLVADVLGEGEVGGVVALPDGSLAQIQESVLAGIWRVRIETDAASEYIEVGAVPEIVRRAAADLTAADFEIGQAPEGAMNVLPVLAEIRERALAWRPGIRSQIINFTLLPMSPVDMSFLQETIRNGPIQLVSRGYGTCRVLSTGIRNVWSVQFFNAMDTIILDTLEVGGVPTVALAADEDFEDSAERLQEIIEAYFK from the coding sequence ATGAAGGTCGGATTCTGGGATGCGCCGGAAGGCGCCGAGCAACCCGTCAGCGTGTTCCCTATCGGAGAAGAGAGTCTCAATGCCTCAAGTGGCAGCCTGACGGCGGCCGGCGCACTCGCAAGACTCGCAACATTAGACAGTGTCGAGCTCGCTAAGAACTGCCCCAAAGCCGTCACGCTGCTCTCCAACATCGCGGAGGCCATTGCAGGTCAAAGGGCGGACGCACCCTCGCAACTGTTCCGGCTCGGCAATCTCAACGATCTCGAAAGCAAGCTCGTCGCCGATGTTCTCGGCGAGGGGGAGGTCGGCGGCGTCGTAGCGCTGCCGGACGGATCGCTGGCGCAGATTCAAGAATCGGTGCTCGCAGGGATCTGGCGTGTCAGGATCGAAACTGACGCGGCTTCCGAATATATTGAAGTAGGCGCTGTTCCCGAGATCGTCAGACGCGCAGCAGCCGATCTGACAGCCGCCGATTTCGAAATCGGACAGGCCCCTGAAGGCGCCATGAACGTCCTACCGGTGCTCGCCGAGATCCGCGAGCGGGCGCTAGCCTGGCGTCCTGGCATCCGCTCGCAGATCATCAATTTCACTCTGTTGCCGATGAGCCCGGTGGATATGAGCTTTTTGCAGGAGACTATTCGGAACGGGCCGATCCAGCTTGTCTCGCGCGGCTATGGCACCTGTCGGGTGCTGTCGACTGGCATTCGCAATGTCTGGTCGGTGCAGTTTTTCAACGCCATGGACACCATCATCCTCGACACGCTGGAAGTTGGCGGGGTACCCACGGTTGCGCTTGCTGCAGACGAAGATTTCGAGGATTCCGCCGAACGGCTCCAAGAAATCATTGAGGCATATTTCAAATGA
- the hypD gene encoding hydrogenase formation protein HypD: MKYADEFRDKEIALGLANAIQSEADPQRPYRFMEFCGGHTHAISRYGLEDMLPKNVRMIHGPGCPVCVLPAGRIDMAIRLAERPEIIFCVYGDLMRVPGSQGASLLKAKAKGADIRMVYSTIDALRIAEENPQRQIVFFAIGFETTTPPTAVMIRLAEKKQLANFSVFCNHVLTPPAMQNILESPDIRNIGRVEIDGFVGPAHVSTIIGTAPYEFFAEEFGKPVVISGFEPLDMMQAILMLVRQVNENRHEVENQYSRAVKRDGNLRAKEEVSDIFELRDQFEWRGLGQVPYSGLKLKRAFAKYDAEARFDMKELRVADNPACECGAILRGVKKPVDCKLFGTVCTPETPIGSCMVSSEGACAAHWTYGRFRDHQQRRAS; the protein is encoded by the coding sequence ATGAAGTATGCCGACGAGTTCCGCGACAAGGAGATCGCGCTCGGGCTTGCGAACGCGATCCAGTCCGAAGCAGATCCGCAGCGCCCCTATCGCTTCATGGAATTCTGCGGCGGCCACACGCATGCGATCTCGCGTTATGGCCTGGAGGACATGCTGCCTAAAAACGTGCGGATGATCCACGGTCCGGGTTGCCCGGTTTGCGTACTGCCGGCGGGGCGCATCGACATGGCGATCCGACTGGCCGAACGGCCCGAAATCATCTTCTGCGTCTATGGCGATCTGATGCGCGTGCCGGGCTCGCAAGGCGCCTCGTTGCTGAAGGCAAAGGCGAAAGGCGCCGACATCCGCATGGTCTATTCCACCATCGATGCGCTCAGGATCGCCGAGGAGAATCCGCAGCGCCAGATCGTATTCTTCGCCATCGGCTTCGAAACGACGACGCCGCCCACTGCGGTCATGATCCGTTTGGCCGAAAAGAAGCAGCTCGCCAATTTCAGCGTCTTCTGCAACCACGTGCTGACGCCGCCGGCGATGCAGAACATCTTGGAGAGCCCGGATATTCGCAACATCGGCCGGGTCGAGATCGACGGCTTTGTCGGACCTGCGCATGTCTCGACTATTATCGGGACGGCTCCTTACGAGTTCTTCGCGGAAGAATTCGGCAAGCCGGTCGTGATCTCGGGCTTCGAGCCTCTCGACATGATGCAGGCGATCCTGATGCTGGTGCGGCAGGTCAATGAGAACCGGCACGAGGTCGAGAACCAGTACAGCCGCGCTGTAAAGCGTGACGGCAATCTGCGCGCCAAGGAGGAGGTCTCCGACATTTTCGAGCTGCGCGACCAGTTCGAATGGCGCGGGCTCGGGCAGGTACCCTATAGCGGCCTGAAGCTGAAGCGCGCTTTCGCGAAATACGATGCCGAAGCGCGCTTCGACATGAAGGAGCTCCGCGTTGCCGACAATCCGGCCTGTGAATGCGGCGCCATCCTGCGCGGCGTGAAGAAACCGGTCGATTGCAAGCTGTTCGGCACGGTCTGCACGCCGGAAACGCCGATAGGGTCTTGCATGGTCTCGTCCGAGGGCGCCTGCGCTGCGCACTGGACCTATGGCCGCTTCCGCGACCATCAGCAGAGGCGGGCATCATGA
- the hybE gene encoding [NiFe]-hydrogenase assembly chaperone HybE has translation MTASAPSSPSDADAVTWGELLAGMYRQIGERAMRDLPIYNEALDVEAIGFRRFEGTFVGIMVTPWFMNVVMPASAAGDRSGATVRIRFPAGDIEFTLSEVQMGRIASCSLFSPMFQFADMASARATADAALAELMLPADSEEAVRRREPPTTPIDRRSFLRGTLTERPG, from the coding sequence ATGACTGCCAGCGCGCCAAGCTCTCCCAGCGACGCCGACGCGGTGACATGGGGCGAGCTATTGGCAGGAATGTATCGCCAGATCGGCGAGCGCGCGATGCGCGATTTGCCAATCTACAACGAGGCCCTCGATGTTGAGGCCATTGGTTTCCGTCGCTTCGAGGGAACGTTTGTCGGCATCATGGTCACTCCTTGGTTCATGAACGTGGTGATGCCGGCGAGCGCCGCTGGGGATAGGTCGGGCGCGACCGTGCGTATTCGCTTTCCAGCCGGTGATATCGAATTTACCCTCAGCGAGGTGCAAATGGGCCGCATCGCTAGCTGCTCGCTGTTCTCGCCAATGTTCCAATTTGCGGACATGGCATCGGCGCGAGCAACGGCTGACGCCGCTCTTGCCGAGCTGATGCTGCCGGCCGACAGCGAGGAGGCGGTCCGCCGGCGCGAACCACCGACGACCCCGATTGATCGTCGGAGCTTCCTGCGCGGTACCTTGACGGAGCGGCCGGGATGA
- a CDS encoding HyaD/HybD family hydrogenase maturation endopeptidase, which produces MLNAPNDDHILVLGIGNILWADEGFGVRAVEDFHRRYAVPDNVTILDGGTQGLYLVNYLEDADRLLVFDAIDYGLPPGKLKLVRGDEVPRFTGAKKMSLHQTGFQEVISAADLLGRCPKHLVLIGCQPLDLEDWGGPLTASVRDQIAPAIELACKVLAEWGIEVKLRDTPLADSERLLANDIDHASYEMRPA; this is translated from the coding sequence ATGTTGAACGCCCCAAACGACGACCACATCTTGGTGCTCGGCATCGGCAACATCCTGTGGGCCGATGAAGGCTTTGGCGTGCGCGCGGTGGAGGACTTCCACCGCCGCTACGCCGTGCCTGATAATGTCACGATTCTCGATGGCGGAACGCAGGGGCTCTATCTCGTCAACTATCTGGAGGACGCTGATCGCTTGCTCGTGTTCGATGCCATCGATTATGGTCTGCCGCCAGGCAAGCTGAAGCTCGTGCGCGGCGACGAGGTGCCACGCTTCACCGGCGCGAAGAAGATGAGTCTGCATCAAACCGGCTTCCAGGAGGTGATCAGCGCAGCCGACCTGCTCGGCCGCTGCCCGAAGCACCTCGTCCTGATCGGCTGCCAACCGCTCGATCTCGAAGACTGGGGAGGTCCATTGACGGCGTCCGTACGCGATCAGATCGCACCGGCCATCGAGCTTGCCTGCAAAGTTCTGGCCGAGTGGGGCATCGAGGTGAAGCTGCGCGATACGCCGTTGGCAGACTCCGAGCGCCTGCTCGCCAACGACATCGACCATGCGAGTTACGAGATGCGGCCGGCCTGA
- a CDS encoding rubredoxin has product MSAFENFGVRQDVTEAARLECGICWTVYDPADGDAVAQIAPGTPFSLLPEEWRCPNCDAPKSKFMAIET; this is encoded by the coding sequence ATGAGCGCCTTTGAGAACTTTGGCGTGCGCCAAGACGTCACTGAGGCTGCGCGGCTTGAATGCGGCATCTGTTGGACCGTCTATGATCCGGCCGATGGTGATGCGGTGGCGCAGATCGCACCCGGCACACCGTTCTCACTTCTGCCGGAGGAGTGGCGATGCCCCAACTGCGACGCCCCGAAATCGAAGTTCATGGCGATCGAAACATGA
- the hypA gene encoding hydrogenase maturation nickel metallochaperone HypA, producing MHEMALCEGIIGIVEEEARKRSFLRVKAVCLEIGALSHVAPDAMQFCFEAVAARTIAQGARLEIIATPGTAWCMACSQNVEIKQRYEPCPSCGSYQLQVTGGEEMRVKELEVD from the coding sequence ATGCATGAGATGGCCTTGTGCGAGGGCATCATCGGGATCGTCGAGGAAGAGGCGCGCAAGCGCTCGTTCTTGCGAGTGAAGGCGGTGTGTTTAGAGATCGGTGCGCTCAGCCATGTCGCGCCGGACGCAATGCAATTCTGCTTCGAGGCCGTCGCGGCGCGGACCATCGCGCAAGGCGCAAGACTCGAGATCATCGCGACGCCGGGCACGGCCTGGTGCATGGCCTGCTCGCAAAACGTCGAGATCAAGCAGCGCTACGAGCCGTGTCCATCCTGCGGCAGCTATCAATTGCAGGTCACCGGCGGCGAAGAGATGCGTGTGAAGGAACTGGAGGTCGACTGA
- a CDS encoding HypC/HybG/HupF family hydrogenase formation chaperone, giving the protein MCLGLPMTIVETDGISALCEFRGEQRRVSVLLLSHPPAGAHVLVYIDTAIRLLEKEEACLIAAAIDGLGAALDGNDFDCFFADLIDREPQLPAHLLTD; this is encoded by the coding sequence ATGTGCCTTGGACTGCCGATGACTATCGTCGAGACCGATGGAATTTCGGCTTTGTGCGAGTTTCGCGGCGAGCAACGCCGCGTCTCCGTGCTTCTGCTCTCGCATCCTCCGGCCGGTGCCCACGTGCTGGTCTACATCGACACGGCGATCCGCCTACTTGAGAAAGAAGAAGCGTGCCTGATTGCGGCTGCCATCGACGGTCTCGGTGCAGCGCTCGACGGCAACGATTTCGACTGCTTCTTCGCCGATCTGATCGACCGCGAACCGCAATTGCCTGCGCACCTCCTGACTGATTAA
- a CDS encoding nickel-dependent hydrogenase large subunit, with translation MSRPFRNEIDIMVWLTGTTISDVAIRPRSRPPLTRLFAGKPASALIPVLPRLFSLCSVAHQVAFLSAIEAAQGLETIKPIAMHRLTAVVAERLTELIRGLFVAGLELDQESAPAVRSMIQASTTLSGAVETVPDTVRRDVIAHVKAALRALGVSGEHQPPAPGSVLSTYLTRCDREVMSLPAADQFFLTPADDLEIVTRLMAEGTAYSEAPELCGKVPETGVWARRAQREQILSLSASGAARVRARIDEIARLTCWLDARRDAPDNGVVASYRLGERRGAAAVECARGRLHHAVKLDEEGRIVGFEYIAPTEWNFHERGPLVRSLKGALLSAGRQGQDAVRTLVGAFDPCVGFSVSFREASHA, from the coding sequence ATGAGTCGCCCCTTTCGAAACGAAATTGACATAATGGTGTGGCTCACTGGTACCACAATTTCGGACGTTGCTATCCGGCCACGGAGCCGGCCTCCCCTGACGAGGCTGTTTGCCGGAAAGCCGGCAAGCGCGCTCATCCCTGTGCTGCCGCGCCTGTTCTCCTTATGCTCGGTCGCCCACCAAGTGGCCTTCCTTTCAGCAATCGAGGCGGCGCAGGGGCTGGAGACGATCAAGCCGATAGCGATGCATCGTCTCACGGCCGTTGTCGCCGAGCGCTTAACTGAATTGATACGCGGCCTGTTCGTCGCAGGCCTCGAACTCGATCAGGAGAGCGCACCCGCAGTGCGAAGCATGATACAGGCGAGCACCACTCTCAGTGGTGCGGTTGAAACCGTGCCAGATACCGTGCGCCGCGATGTCATTGCACACGTCAAGGCTGCGCTCCGCGCGCTCGGAGTTTCGGGTGAACACCAGCCTCCGGCGCCAGGCAGCGTACTTTCCACCTATCTGACGCGCTGCGATCGTGAGGTGATGTCATTGCCGGCGGCCGACCAATTCTTTCTGACCCCCGCTGACGATCTTGAGATCGTGACGCGCCTCATGGCTGAAGGGACGGCTTATTCCGAAGCGCCGGAACTCTGCGGGAAGGTTCCGGAAACGGGCGTCTGGGCGCGGCGGGCGCAGCGCGAACAGATTTTGTCCTTAAGTGCTAGCGGCGCCGCGCGCGTGAGAGCGCGCATCGACGAGATCGCCCGGCTCACCTGTTGGCTGGACGCCAGGCGGGACGCTCCCGATAATGGCGTCGTTGCGAGCTATCGGCTCGGCGAGCGCCGGGGCGCAGCGGCAGTGGAATGCGCCCGAGGCCGGCTCCATCACGCGGTTAAGCTCGATGAGGAAGGACGTATCGTCGGCTTCGAATATATCGCTCCGACCGAGTGGAATTTTCACGAACGCGGACCGCTGGTGCGAAGCCTCAAGGGCGCGCTCCTCTCCGCCGGCCGGCAGGGCCAAGACGCGGTGCGGACACTTGTCGGGGCGTTCGACCCCTGCGTCGGATTCAGCGTCAGCTTCCGCGAGGCCAGCCATGCATGA
- a CDS encoding HypC/HybG/HupF family hydrogenase formation chaperone: MCLAIPAEVTKLLPDDMAIVSIDGVSKEISVALIEDLAIGDYVIIHVGYALTKIDPEEAQRTLELLHELSAEALGAMP; this comes from the coding sequence ATGTGTCTTGCCATACCCGCCGAGGTGACAAAGCTCCTGCCTGACGACATGGCCATTGTGTCCATCGACGGCGTCAGCAAGGAGATCTCCGTCGCGCTCATCGAGGATCTCGCCATCGGCGACTACGTGATCATCCATGTCGGCTACGCGCTTACCAAAATCGATCCGGAAGAGGCGCAACGGACGCTGGAATTGCTGCACGAGCTTAGCGCCGAGGCCCTGGGAGCCATGCCATGA
- the hypF gene encoding carbamoyltransferase HypF, protein MSDKATARDGQRLRLHVRGAVQGVGFRPYVYGLATRYRLGGFVANDPNGVLIEVEGERASDFVAALPLEKPPLARIDEISVQPIGAAATEEFSIRTSEQGRVSTRIVADAATCRECLSELFDPASRFHRYPFINCTHCGPRYTIAERLPYDRPATAMKRFAMCAACAADYADPGSRRFHTEAIACPRCGPRLSHGIAEIAAAVAGGKIVAIKGLGGYQLICDAHNDAAVRQLRLRKQRDQKPFAVMVGTLEAVAEFAEADAVELALLESRPRPIVLLTSRGRLVQSIAPELARIGIMLPVAPLHHLIFDALNAAHAPVGESWAIVATSANLSGEPLLIDNREAEQRLAGIADLIVTHDRDIVTRADDSLAAVVAGRPQFIRRARGYVPEPVRLARSVAPLLAVGGALKSTVAVTRGNEAFVSQHIGDLDTAEGIRFFEETVDHLLSTLDVEPVALIHDLHPNMASTRFAEARGTRLIAVQHHHAHAASVMAEHGIAGPVLALVLDGFGYGSDGGNWGGELLACEGARFRRLGHLAPLKMPGGDRVAREPWRMAASVLHALRRGDAIASRFAAQPQAARLSALLEQPGMPTTTSAGRLFDAAAGLLGVCTVQTYEGEAAMKLEARVREPRVVSGGWVIENGVLSLLPLLDRLVVDAPDPTDGAGLFHGTFAAACVDWISQAARETGLETVALSGGCFLNARLSTGISRGCIAAGLTPLLPRQLPPNDGGLSLGQAWIAGLQLLEHQGLEGTA, encoded by the coding sequence ATGAGCGACAAGGCCACAGCGCGGGACGGACAGCGGCTGCGCCTGCATGTGCGTGGCGCCGTGCAGGGCGTCGGCTTTCGTCCCTACGTCTATGGTCTCGCCACCCGCTATCGCCTCGGCGGCTTCGTCGCCAACGATCCGAACGGCGTTCTTATCGAAGTCGAAGGCGAGCGGGCGTCCGATTTCGTCGCCGCGCTGCCACTGGAAAAGCCGCCGCTTGCCAGGATCGACGAGATCTCGGTTCAGCCGATCGGCGCCGCCGCCACCGAGGAGTTCTCGATTCGCACCAGCGAGCAGGGTAGGGTGTCGACGCGCATCGTCGCGGACGCCGCGACTTGCCGGGAATGCCTGAGCGAGCTGTTCGATCCGGCAAGCCGATTCCACCGCTATCCCTTCATCAACTGCACGCATTGCGGTCCGCGCTACACCATCGCCGAGCGGCTGCCCTATGATCGTCCGGCCACCGCAATGAAGCGCTTTGCGATGTGCGCAGCCTGTGCCGCTGATTATGCTGACCCCGGCAGTCGCCGCTTCCATACCGAGGCGATTGCGTGCCCGCGATGCGGGCCGCGGCTCAGCCATGGCATCGCCGAGATCGCCGCCGCCGTCGCGGGCGGCAAGATTGTCGCGATCAAGGGCCTCGGCGGTTATCAGCTCATCTGCGATGCTCACAATGATGCGGCCGTGCGGCAACTGCGCCTGCGCAAGCAGCGCGATCAGAAGCCCTTCGCCGTCATGGTCGGTACGCTGGAGGCAGTCGCCGAGTTCGCCGAGGCCGACGCTGTCGAACTTGCGCTGCTCGAGTCACGGCCGCGGCCGATCGTGTTGCTGACGTCGCGCGGGCGCCTTGTGCAGTCAATCGCGCCGGAGCTGGCGCGCATCGGCATCATGCTGCCGGTCGCACCGCTTCACCACCTGATTTTCGATGCGCTGAATGCGGCGCATGCGCCGGTCGGCGAGAGCTGGGCGATTGTCGCGACCAGCGCCAATCTCAGCGGCGAGCCGCTGCTGATCGATAATCGCGAAGCGGAGCAACGACTTGCCGGCATCGCCGATCTCATCGTCACGCATGACCGCGACATCGTCACCCGCGCCGATGATTCCTTGGCTGCGGTGGTCGCCGGACGGCCCCAGTTCATTCGGCGTGCGCGAGGCTATGTCCCGGAGCCTGTCCGGCTTGCGCGCTCGGTGGCGCCCCTGCTTGCCGTCGGCGGAGCGCTGAAGTCGACGGTGGCGGTGACGCGCGGCAACGAGGCCTTTGTCTCCCAGCACATCGGCGACCTCGACACCGCAGAAGGCATCCGATTCTTCGAGGAAACTGTGGACCATCTGCTGTCTACCCTCGACGTCGAGCCTGTCGCCCTGATCCACGACTTGCATCCGAACATGGCATCGACCCGTTTCGCCGAGGCACGCGGGACCAGGCTGATCGCGGTCCAGCACCATCACGCCCATGCGGCCTCGGTGATGGCGGAGCATGGCATCGCAGGTCCGGTGCTTGCCTTAGTGCTTGACGGGTTCGGCTACGGCAGCGACGGCGGCAATTGGGGGGGCGAACTGCTTGCCTGTGAAGGCGCGCGGTTCCGGCGGCTCGGGCATCTGGCGCCGCTGAAGATGCCGGGCGGCGATCGGGTCGCGCGCGAGCCGTGGCGGATGGCCGCCAGCGTGCTGCACGCGCTTCGGCGCGGCGATGCGATTGCGTCTCGCTTTGCGGCACAGCCGCAGGCCGCGCGCCTATCGGCTCTGCTCGAACAACCCGGTATGCCCACGACGACCAGCGCCGGCCGGCTGTTCGATGCGGCCGCAGGGCTGCTCGGGGTCTGCACCGTACAAACCTACGAAGGCGAGGCTGCCATGAAGCTAGAGGCGCGGGTCCGCGAGCCGCGCGTTGTGTCCGGCGGCTGGGTGATCGAGAATGGCGTGCTGTCGCTGCTCCCATTGCTCGACCGTCTGGTGGTCGATGCGCCGGATCCCACCGACGGGGCCGGGCTGTTTCACGGCACCTTCGCTGCCGCTTGCGTCGATTGGATCTCCCAAGCGGCTCGTGAGACCGGACTTGAGACCGTCGCCTTGAGCGGCGGCTGCTTCCTGAACGCCCGCCTCAGCACCGGGATTTCGCGCGGTTGCATCGCTGCCGGGCTCACCCCGCTCTTGCCGCGCCAACTGCCGCCGAATGATGGCGGCCTAAGCCTGGGTCAGGCCTGGATCGCGGGGCTGCAACTTCTCGAACACCAAGGCTTAGAAGGAACCGCCTGA
- the hypB gene encoding hydrogenase nickel incorporation protein HypB, with product MCTVCGCSDGKASNEHTHDHNQDHEHAHGGHHHHHGPGHHHHHHHDGSHDHGPGDTGLLDCSADAAGQQIAGMSSDRIIQIERDILGKNDRLAADNRARFRADGVLAFNLVSSPGAGKTSLLVRTVSELKDSFPIGVIEGDQQTSNDAERIRATGVPAIQVNTGKGCHLDAAMVGEAYDRLPWLNGGVVFIENVGNLVCPAAFDLGEACKIVVFSTTEGEDKPLKYPDMFAASALMLINKIDLAPVLDFDLARTIEYARRVNPRIEVLTVSARTGEGFLAFYAWLRKRASKAKPAEMTAAE from the coding sequence ATGTGTACGGTCTGCGGCTGCAGCGACGGCAAAGCGTCCAACGAACATACGCATGATCATAATCAGGATCACGAGCACGCTCATGGAGGTCATCATCACCACCATGGCCCCGGTCACCATCACCACCACCATCACGACGGAAGCCACGATCATGGGCCTGGCGATACGGGCCTGCTCGACTGCAGTGCAGACGCCGCCGGCCAACAGATCGCGGGCATGAGCAGCGATCGCATCATCCAGATCGAACGCGATATTCTCGGCAAGAACGACAGACTCGCCGCCGACAACCGCGCTCGCTTCCGTGCCGACGGCGTGCTCGCCTTCAACTTGGTTTCGAGCCCCGGAGCCGGCAAAACCTCGCTGCTAGTCCGCACCGTCAGTGAGCTGAAGGACAGTTTCCCGATCGGCGTGATCGAGGGTGACCAGCAAACCTCCAACGATGCCGAGCGCATCCGCGCAACCGGCGTGCCGGCGATCCAGGTCAACACCGGAAAGGGCTGCCATCTCGACGCGGCCATGGTCGGTGAAGCCTATGACCGGCTGCCCTGGCTGAACGGTGGGGTCGTGTTCATCGAGAATGTCGGTAATCTCGTCTGTCCGGCGGCATTCGACCTCGGTGAAGCCTGCAAGATCGTGGTGTTCTCGACCACCGAAGGCGAGGACAAGCCGCTGAAATATCCGGACATGTTCGCTGCCTCCGCGCTTATGCTGATCAACAAGATCGATCTTGCGCCCGTGCTCGATTTCGACCTCGCCAGGACCATCGAATATGCGCGGCGGGTCAATCCCAGGATCGAGGTGCTGACGGTGTCGGCGCGCACCGGCGAAGGCTTCCTGGCCTTCTATGCCTGGCTCCGCAAGCGGGCTTCGAAGGCGAAGCCGGCCGAGATGACGGCAGCGGAGTGA